The sequence aactgttcGTTTTGCCATTTGAGTGTTTTTTATGGTCGATAAAATCTTTCTAGCTCATTGCGAAACGTCGACTATGCGTCGAATAGGATATTCCGGGCTCAAGGGTTTTCGAGGAACCAGATGTTCCTCCGACTTGTTTTTTTTTTTTAGGAATGAAAGCACTTTATTGATCAAATTCCACAGAAGGTGGGATACAAACTGGATCATGTGGCTGGCCAAGACAAACATGACGCCCCGGAGTTAGGTTTCTAGCAAATTTTGCTAACCTAGGAGCTTCGACATTAACAGTACGATGTTCCTCCGACTTGTTTTGTGGATGGCCAGAACAGAACGTGATGCTTTCCAATGCCTCCTAGTACTTTTCTTAACAATGTATAAAGCCCGTAAAACCAAAAAGCCAGAGGTGATGAAGGGTTGGGCTGGCTAGCTTATCCTTCCTTGATTCTTTGGTCGGCTCTAGCAGGCTGCAAGCCCATGTCGCGCCATTAGCCCATTCGGCTGTTTATAGATTAGATTTGAGGCCACCAACTGATGCGCCGCCTCCCGTCCTTGTTCTTGCTTCAAACCCCCACCCGTCCCCAACCCTTGAcctgagagagggagagagagagggagagagagagagaagagaaatccAAAGAAATTGCCATCCATCCATGGCGTCCGGCTGCTGCGTCCTCGTCGATTCCGGGGCGTACATCGACGACACCAACGACAGCACCAACGACAGCACGGCCCAAGAGTATACTAATACAGGCAGTCAGATCGTGGTTTCCTTATGGCCTGCTCACCCGCCGATCCCCTCCCGTCTCTCCGTGCACTGCAAGTGGATGCGTCCCGGCCATGTCTTCTTCCATGAACCCAAGATCCTTTGCGCGGCggactgcttctttgtcctccgcATCGCCATCGGCCGCAGCCCCCCACCCATAAACATCACACAGAAGGTGAGCGACTACTTCATCTACCAGTCAGCTAGCTCCACAGGTCCGTCGCTCAAGCTCCTCCCGCACCCTCACCCTCACTTGTTCACCGACAATGGGGTTGCCGTCCTCCCCCGCGGCGACGAGTTTACCATCGCCGTGCTCTCTCAAACCTCATATTACAATTTCCTGCTCTACCTCTTCAAATCTGAGGACTGGTATTGGACCTCCAAGAAGGTGCTGGTGGACTCGCCGCAGCTACCCTTCCCCATGCCGCTCCCCCCTGACCATGTCCATGGCCACTTTCAGCATCATACCAACTCGGTAATCACCATCGGGAGCAGGGGACTCGTTGGCTGGGTTGATCTCTGGCACGGAATACTGCTCTACGACGTGCTCCgtgacgacaacgacaacgacaaagTACGCCTTGTGCCGCTGCCCGTAAGGCTGGGAAGCCATGGCGGCAATGCGCTTGGTTGCTGTCCAAAGCCTTACCGAAGCGTTGCTGTCCTGGGGGATTGCCTCAAGTTTGTCGAGTTGGAAGTCTCTGGTGATCGTCTTCCTGGTAAAGACCCTGAAACCAGGGGCCCCAATATCAGAATTGATGACTGGGCACTCACCACATATACCAACTGCAACATCACCGGCGATCCCGACGATTGGATAATCGACTTCACTGTCAATGCATCTGCCATCCGAATTGACACAGCAATGCGGTCTGGATTGGTTCACTGCGGAATGCTGCGTAAGACTGAGGCTGCAGAGAGAAACTTGCAAAATCTCTGGACATGTCAGCCTGTTCTCAGCCTGAATGATCAAGGCAATGTTGTTTACCTCATCACCAGGGTCAAATTCCGGCACCCTAAGGCATGGCTTCTTGCTGTTGACGTGGCCAACAAGCAAGTACGAGCAATGGCTAAGATTGAAGCTGAAAGGAGCACCGCCTTGTCGCTCAACTATTTTCCTTGTAGGATCTCATCTCCAGCTACCTGCCTGAATGGGACAACTATGCCAGGTAATTATAATATAGCGTCAAATTCCATGTCCTGTGATTACTTGTATAAGCTGCAACCGCTaagatttttgttttttttgccaaatCATAATATTGTTCTCTGGACTTGCAATTGTTAACTACTGAGCTCAATGTGACAATGAATTTCCTTAGAATGCTAACCGAGGAGAATTAACATTGTAGTGATATACTGATGTGAAATCAACTATGTAGTGTTTTTGCCGGTCATGTCCTAAGTTCCGCCTCGCTTGAAGATTGTTGTAGGGACTCAAGTGTATCATTATTCCAAGAAACCAATCAAACACTTGAGTTTATTTACCTACTGAACTTCACTCTCAATTACAAGTAGGGTACATGACAATTGTCCAGTGTCATGTCAGAACTGGTC comes from Triticum aestivum cultivar Chinese Spring chromosome 5B, IWGSC CS RefSeq v2.1, whole genome shotgun sequence and encodes:
- the LOC123115499 gene encoding uncharacterized protein, with translation MASGCCVLVDSGAYIDDTNDSTNDSTAQEYTNTGSQIVVSLWPAHPPIPSRLSVHCKWMRPGHVFFHEPKILCAADCFFVLRIAIGRSPPPINITQKVSDYFIYQSASSTGPSLKLLPHPHPHLFTDNGVAVLPRGDEFTIAVLSQTSYYNFLLYLFKSEDWYWTSKKVLVDSPQLPFPMPLPPDHVHGHFQHHTNSVITIGSRGLVGWVDLWHGILLYDVLRDDNDNDKVRLVPLPVRLGSHGGNALGCCPKPYRSVAVLGDCLKFVELEVSGDRLPGKDPETRGPNIRIDDWALTTYTNCNITGDPDDWIIDFTVNASAIRIDTAMRSGLVHCGMLRKTEAAERNLQNLWTCQPVLSLNDQGNVVYLITRVKFRHPKAWLLAVDVANKQVRAMAKIEAERSTALSLNYFPCRISSPATCLNGTTMPVTRGTLMLGEQTAEQTAGDGGK